A genomic window from Heptranchias perlo isolate sHepPer1 chromosome 20, sHepPer1.hap1, whole genome shotgun sequence includes:
- the LOC137335752 gene encoding cytosolic purine 5'-nucleotidase-like isoform X6, protein MKEVGKVFLATNSDYSYTDAIMKYLFDFPHGPKPGTAHRSWRSYFDLIVVDTRKPLFFAEGTVVRQVDTESGKLRIGTYTGTLQHGMVFSGGSSDMICDLLGAKGKDILYIGDHIFGDILKSKKRQGWRTFLIVPELAHELQVWTEKSALFEELSNLDIFLAELYKNLDSGSSERPNITSIQKQIKVVTHTMDMCYGKMGSLLRCGSRQTLFASQLMRYADLYAASYINLLYYPFSYLFRAPPVLMPHESTVEHAPLDISDSESFLQNQTNHIQPVKGNLQSSRHRYETYTSMEEEGINRLQFPGSAH, encoded by the exons ATGAAAGAGGTGGGAAAAGTTTTCCTTGCTACCAACAGTGATTACTCCTACACGGAT GCAATAATGAAATACCTGTTTGACTTCCCTCATGGGCCGAAG ccAGGTACTGCGCATCGCTCTTGGCGTTCCTACTTTGACCTGATTGTGGTCGACACACGAAAACCTCTTTTCTTTGCAGAAGGGACCGTTGTCAGACAGGTTGACACT GAATCTGGGAAGCTTCGGATTGGCACTTACACGGGCACTCTGCAACACGGTATGGTTTTCTCTGGAG GGTCTTCGGATATGATCTGTGACCTGCTGGGAGCGAAGGGTAAAGATATTCTGTACATTGGAGATCACATCTTTGGAGACATCCTCAAATCCAAGAAGCGGCAGGGCTGGAGGACATTCCTGATTGTACCCGAACTGGCACATGAGCTGCAGGTCTGGACAGAGAAGAGCG ctcttttTGAAGAACTTAGTAACCTTGATATATTTCTGGCTGAACTTTACAA GAATCTGGACAGCGGCAGCAGTGAACGCCCCAATATCACCTCAATTCAGAAACAAATAAAG GTAGTGACCCACACGATGGACATGTGCTACGGAAAGATGGGAAGTTTGTTAAGATGTGGCTCCAGGCAGACACTCTTTGCCAGTCAGCTGATGCGCTATGCTGACCTGTACGCTGCCTCTTATATAAATCTCCTTTATTACCCTTTCAGCTACCTGTTCCGAGCACCCCCTGTCCTG ATGCCCCATGAATCGACGGTTGAACACGCCCCACTCGATATCAGTGATTCGGAATCTTTCCTACAGAATCAAACCAACCACATCCAGCCAGTCAAGGGCAACCTTCAG AGTTCTCGTCACCGTTACGAAACCTATACAAGCATGGAGGAGGAAGGGATAAACAGATTGCAATTTCCTGGCAGTGCTCATTAA
- the LOC137335752 gene encoding cytosolic purine 5'-nucleotidase-like isoform X2, whose protein sequence is MLVLSQRMGWMGEKAAVKGSPHRVFVNRSLALEKIKCFGFDLDYTLAVYRSPDYEDLGFQLMINYLVSIGYPQELLLYTYDPTFPTRGLVFDTLYGNLLKVDSHGNILVCAHGFSFLKGAEILEKYPSKFIQRDDMERFYILNTLFNLAETYLYACLVDFFIKCSKYTRCETGFKSGDLFMSYRNMFQDVRDTMDFVHDSGTLKKKTLGDLEKYVFKDPRLPLLLSRMKEVGKVFLATNSDYSYTDAIMKYLFDFPHGPKPGTAHRSWRSYFDLIVVDTRKPLFFAEGTVVRQVDTESGKLRIGTYTGTLQHGMVFSGGSSDMICDLLGAKGKDILYIGDHIFGDILKSKKRQGWRTFLIVPELAHELQVWTEKSALFEELSNLDIFLAELYKNLDSGSSERPNITSIQKQIKVVTHTMDMCYGKMGSLLRCGSRQTLFASQLMRYADLYAASYINLLYYPFSYLFRAPPVLMPHESTVEHAPLDISDSESFLQNQTNHIQPVKGNLQSSRHRYETYTSMEEEGINRLQFPGSAH, encoded by the exons GGTGTTTGTGAACAGGAGTCTGGCACTTGAGAAGATTAAGTGTTTTGGATTTGACTTGGACTACACTCTGGCAG TCTACAGATCTCCTGACTATGAAGATCTGGGGTTTCAACTGATGATAAATTACTTGGTTTCGATTGGATATCCACAGGAATTACTCCTCTACACATATGACCCCACTTTCCCAACCAG GGGGTTAGTGTTTGATACTCTGTATGGAAACCTCCTGAAAGTGGACTCTCATGGAAACATCTTGGTGTGTGCTCACGGCTTCAGCTTCCTCAAGGG AGCAGAGATTCTTGAGAAGTACCCCAGCAAGTTTATCCAAAGAGACGACATGGAACGCTTTTACATCCTCAACACCCTCTTTAACTTGGCTG AAACCTACCTCTATGCCTGTCTTGTGGATTTCTTCATCAAGTGCTCCAAATACACCAG ATGTGAGACGGGCTTTAAAAGTGGTGACCTCTTCATGTCGTATCGGAACATGTTCCAGGATGTGCGGGATACAATGGATTTCGTGCATGATTCT gggactttgaagaagaaaacgcTGGGGGATCTGGAAAAGTACGTGTTTAAGGAC CCTCGATTGCCTCTGCTCCTCAGTCGAATGAAAGAGGTGGGAAAAGTTTTCCTTGCTACCAACAGTGATTACTCCTACACGGAT GCAATAATGAAATACCTGTTTGACTTCCCTCATGGGCCGAAG ccAGGTACTGCGCATCGCTCTTGGCGTTCCTACTTTGACCTGATTGTGGTCGACACACGAAAACCTCTTTTCTTTGCAGAAGGGACCGTTGTCAGACAGGTTGACACT GAATCTGGGAAGCTTCGGATTGGCACTTACACGGGCACTCTGCAACACGGTATGGTTTTCTCTGGAG GGTCTTCGGATATGATCTGTGACCTGCTGGGAGCGAAGGGTAAAGATATTCTGTACATTGGAGATCACATCTTTGGAGACATCCTCAAATCCAAGAAGCGGCAGGGCTGGAGGACATTCCTGATTGTACCCGAACTGGCACATGAGCTGCAGGTCTGGACAGAGAAGAGCG ctcttttTGAAGAACTTAGTAACCTTGATATATTTCTGGCTGAACTTTACAA GAATCTGGACAGCGGCAGCAGTGAACGCCCCAATATCACCTCAATTCAGAAACAAATAAAG GTAGTGACCCACACGATGGACATGTGCTACGGAAAGATGGGAAGTTTGTTAAGATGTGGCTCCAGGCAGACACTCTTTGCCAGTCAGCTGATGCGCTATGCTGACCTGTACGCTGCCTCTTATATAAATCTCCTTTATTACCCTTTCAGCTACCTGTTCCGAGCACCCCCTGTCCTG ATGCCCCATGAATCGACGGTTGAACACGCCCCACTCGATATCAGTGATTCGGAATCTTTCCTACAGAATCAAACCAACCACATCCAGCCAGTCAAGGGCAACCTTCAG AGTTCTCGTCACCGTTACGAAACCTATACAAGCATGGAGGAGGAAGGGATAAACAGATTGCAATTTCCTGGCAGTGCTCATTAA
- the LOC137335752 gene encoding cytosolic purine 5'-nucleotidase-like isoform X4 produces the protein METSWCVLTASASSREILEKYPSKFIQRDDMERFYILNTLFNLAETYLYACLVDFFIKCSKYTRCETGFKSGDLFMSYRNMFQDVRDTMDFVHDSGTLKKKTLGDLEKYVFKDPRLPLLLSRMKEVGKVFLATNSDYSYTDAIMKYLFDFPHGPKPGTAHRSWRSYFDLIVVDTRKPLFFAEGTVVRQVDTESGKLRIGTYTGTLQHGMVFSGGSSDMICDLLGAKGKDILYIGDHIFGDILKSKKRQGWRTFLIVPELAHELQVWTEKSALFEELSNLDIFLAELYKNLDSGSSERPNITSIQKQIKVVTHTMDMCYGKMGSLLRCGSRQTLFASQLMRYADLYAASYINLLYYPFSYLFRAPPVLMPHESTVEHAPLDISDSESFLQNQTNHIQPVKGNLQSSRHRYETYTSMEEEGINRLQFPGSAH, from the exons ATGGAAACATCTTGGTGTGTGCTCACGGCTTCAGCTTCCTCAAGGG AGATTCTTGAGAAGTACCCCAGCAAGTTTATCCAAAGAGACGACATGGAACGCTTTTACATCCTCAACACCCTCTTTAACTTGGCTG AAACCTACCTCTATGCCTGTCTTGTGGATTTCTTCATCAAGTGCTCCAAATACACCAG ATGTGAGACGGGCTTTAAAAGTGGTGACCTCTTCATGTCGTATCGGAACATGTTCCAGGATGTGCGGGATACAATGGATTTCGTGCATGATTCT gggactttgaagaagaaaacgcTGGGGGATCTGGAAAAGTACGTGTTTAAGGAC CCTCGATTGCCTCTGCTCCTCAGTCGAATGAAAGAGGTGGGAAAAGTTTTCCTTGCTACCAACAGTGATTACTCCTACACGGAT GCAATAATGAAATACCTGTTTGACTTCCCTCATGGGCCGAAG ccAGGTACTGCGCATCGCTCTTGGCGTTCCTACTTTGACCTGATTGTGGTCGACACACGAAAACCTCTTTTCTTTGCAGAAGGGACCGTTGTCAGACAGGTTGACACT GAATCTGGGAAGCTTCGGATTGGCACTTACACGGGCACTCTGCAACACGGTATGGTTTTCTCTGGAG GGTCTTCGGATATGATCTGTGACCTGCTGGGAGCGAAGGGTAAAGATATTCTGTACATTGGAGATCACATCTTTGGAGACATCCTCAAATCCAAGAAGCGGCAGGGCTGGAGGACATTCCTGATTGTACCCGAACTGGCACATGAGCTGCAGGTCTGGACAGAGAAGAGCG ctcttttTGAAGAACTTAGTAACCTTGATATATTTCTGGCTGAACTTTACAA GAATCTGGACAGCGGCAGCAGTGAACGCCCCAATATCACCTCAATTCAGAAACAAATAAAG GTAGTGACCCACACGATGGACATGTGCTACGGAAAGATGGGAAGTTTGTTAAGATGTGGCTCCAGGCAGACACTCTTTGCCAGTCAGCTGATGCGCTATGCTGACCTGTACGCTGCCTCTTATATAAATCTCCTTTATTACCCTTTCAGCTACCTGTTCCGAGCACCCCCTGTCCTG ATGCCCCATGAATCGACGGTTGAACACGCCCCACTCGATATCAGTGATTCGGAATCTTTCCTACAGAATCAAACCAACCACATCCAGCCAGTCAAGGGCAACCTTCAG AGTTCTCGTCACCGTTACGAAACCTATACAAGCATGGAGGAGGAAGGGATAAACAGATTGCAATTTCCTGGCAGTGCTCATTAA
- the LOC137335752 gene encoding cytosolic purine 5'-nucleotidase-like isoform X1 — MSMGSVPGECSGQSNQHSPHENHINFRSAGDCHHVDYRQLKRDYHHRVFVNRSLALEKIKCFGFDLDYTLAVYRSPDYEDLGFQLMINYLVSIGYPQELLLYTYDPTFPTRGLVFDTLYGNLLKVDSHGNILVCAHGFSFLKGAEILEKYPSKFIQRDDMERFYILNTLFNLAETYLYACLVDFFIKCSKYTRCETGFKSGDLFMSYRNMFQDVRDTMDFVHDSGTLKKKTLGDLEKYVFKDPRLPLLLSRMKEVGKVFLATNSDYSYTDAIMKYLFDFPHGPKPGTAHRSWRSYFDLIVVDTRKPLFFAEGTVVRQVDTESGKLRIGTYTGTLQHGMVFSGGSSDMICDLLGAKGKDILYIGDHIFGDILKSKKRQGWRTFLIVPELAHELQVWTEKSALFEELSNLDIFLAELYKNLDSGSSERPNITSIQKQIKVVTHTMDMCYGKMGSLLRCGSRQTLFASQLMRYADLYAASYINLLYYPFSYLFRAPPVLMPHESTVEHAPLDISDSESFLQNQTNHIQPVKGNLQSSRHRYETYTSMEEEGINRLQFPGSAH, encoded by the exons GGTGTTTGTGAACAGGAGTCTGGCACTTGAGAAGATTAAGTGTTTTGGATTTGACTTGGACTACACTCTGGCAG TCTACAGATCTCCTGACTATGAAGATCTGGGGTTTCAACTGATGATAAATTACTTGGTTTCGATTGGATATCCACAGGAATTACTCCTCTACACATATGACCCCACTTTCCCAACCAG GGGGTTAGTGTTTGATACTCTGTATGGAAACCTCCTGAAAGTGGACTCTCATGGAAACATCTTGGTGTGTGCTCACGGCTTCAGCTTCCTCAAGGG AGCAGAGATTCTTGAGAAGTACCCCAGCAAGTTTATCCAAAGAGACGACATGGAACGCTTTTACATCCTCAACACCCTCTTTAACTTGGCTG AAACCTACCTCTATGCCTGTCTTGTGGATTTCTTCATCAAGTGCTCCAAATACACCAG ATGTGAGACGGGCTTTAAAAGTGGTGACCTCTTCATGTCGTATCGGAACATGTTCCAGGATGTGCGGGATACAATGGATTTCGTGCATGATTCT gggactttgaagaagaaaacgcTGGGGGATCTGGAAAAGTACGTGTTTAAGGAC CCTCGATTGCCTCTGCTCCTCAGTCGAATGAAAGAGGTGGGAAAAGTTTTCCTTGCTACCAACAGTGATTACTCCTACACGGAT GCAATAATGAAATACCTGTTTGACTTCCCTCATGGGCCGAAG ccAGGTACTGCGCATCGCTCTTGGCGTTCCTACTTTGACCTGATTGTGGTCGACACACGAAAACCTCTTTTCTTTGCAGAAGGGACCGTTGTCAGACAGGTTGACACT GAATCTGGGAAGCTTCGGATTGGCACTTACACGGGCACTCTGCAACACGGTATGGTTTTCTCTGGAG GGTCTTCGGATATGATCTGTGACCTGCTGGGAGCGAAGGGTAAAGATATTCTGTACATTGGAGATCACATCTTTGGAGACATCCTCAAATCCAAGAAGCGGCAGGGCTGGAGGACATTCCTGATTGTACCCGAACTGGCACATGAGCTGCAGGTCTGGACAGAGAAGAGCG ctcttttTGAAGAACTTAGTAACCTTGATATATTTCTGGCTGAACTTTACAA GAATCTGGACAGCGGCAGCAGTGAACGCCCCAATATCACCTCAATTCAGAAACAAATAAAG GTAGTGACCCACACGATGGACATGTGCTACGGAAAGATGGGAAGTTTGTTAAGATGTGGCTCCAGGCAGACACTCTTTGCCAGTCAGCTGATGCGCTATGCTGACCTGTACGCTGCCTCTTATATAAATCTCCTTTATTACCCTTTCAGCTACCTGTTCCGAGCACCCCCTGTCCTG ATGCCCCATGAATCGACGGTTGAACACGCCCCACTCGATATCAGTGATTCGGAATCTTTCCTACAGAATCAAACCAACCACATCCAGCCAGTCAAGGGCAACCTTCAG AGTTCTCGTCACCGTTACGAAACCTATACAAGCATGGAGGAGGAAGGGATAAACAGATTGCAATTTCCTGGCAGTGCTCATTAA
- the LOC137335752 gene encoding cytosolic purine 5'-nucleotidase-like isoform X5: METINGHKGLKAEILEKYPSKFIQRDDMERFYILNTLFNLAETYLYACLVDFFIKCSKYTRCETGFKSGDLFMSYRNMFQDVRDTMDFVHDSGTLKKKTLGDLEKYVFKDPRLPLLLSRMKEVGKVFLATNSDYSYTDAIMKYLFDFPHGPKPGTAHRSWRSYFDLIVVDTRKPLFFAEGTVVRQVDTESGKLRIGTYTGTLQHGMVFSGGSSDMICDLLGAKGKDILYIGDHIFGDILKSKKRQGWRTFLIVPELAHELQVWTEKSALFEELSNLDIFLAELYKNLDSGSSERPNITSIQKQIKVVTHTMDMCYGKMGSLLRCGSRQTLFASQLMRYADLYAASYINLLYYPFSYLFRAPPVLMPHESTVEHAPLDISDSESFLQNQTNHIQPVKGNLQSSRHRYETYTSMEEEGINRLQFPGSAH; this comes from the exons ATGGAGACGATCAATGGACACAAAGGTCTAAA AGCAGAGATTCTTGAGAAGTACCCCAGCAAGTTTATCCAAAGAGACGACATGGAACGCTTTTACATCCTCAACACCCTCTTTAACTTGGCTG AAACCTACCTCTATGCCTGTCTTGTGGATTTCTTCATCAAGTGCTCCAAATACACCAG ATGTGAGACGGGCTTTAAAAGTGGTGACCTCTTCATGTCGTATCGGAACATGTTCCAGGATGTGCGGGATACAATGGATTTCGTGCATGATTCT gggactttgaagaagaaaacgcTGGGGGATCTGGAAAAGTACGTGTTTAAGGAC CCTCGATTGCCTCTGCTCCTCAGTCGAATGAAAGAGGTGGGAAAAGTTTTCCTTGCTACCAACAGTGATTACTCCTACACGGAT GCAATAATGAAATACCTGTTTGACTTCCCTCATGGGCCGAAG ccAGGTACTGCGCATCGCTCTTGGCGTTCCTACTTTGACCTGATTGTGGTCGACACACGAAAACCTCTTTTCTTTGCAGAAGGGACCGTTGTCAGACAGGTTGACACT GAATCTGGGAAGCTTCGGATTGGCACTTACACGGGCACTCTGCAACACGGTATGGTTTTCTCTGGAG GGTCTTCGGATATGATCTGTGACCTGCTGGGAGCGAAGGGTAAAGATATTCTGTACATTGGAGATCACATCTTTGGAGACATCCTCAAATCCAAGAAGCGGCAGGGCTGGAGGACATTCCTGATTGTACCCGAACTGGCACATGAGCTGCAGGTCTGGACAGAGAAGAGCG ctcttttTGAAGAACTTAGTAACCTTGATATATTTCTGGCTGAACTTTACAA GAATCTGGACAGCGGCAGCAGTGAACGCCCCAATATCACCTCAATTCAGAAACAAATAAAG GTAGTGACCCACACGATGGACATGTGCTACGGAAAGATGGGAAGTTTGTTAAGATGTGGCTCCAGGCAGACACTCTTTGCCAGTCAGCTGATGCGCTATGCTGACCTGTACGCTGCCTCTTATATAAATCTCCTTTATTACCCTTTCAGCTACCTGTTCCGAGCACCCCCTGTCCTG ATGCCCCATGAATCGACGGTTGAACACGCCCCACTCGATATCAGTGATTCGGAATCTTTCCTACAGAATCAAACCAACCACATCCAGCCAGTCAAGGGCAACCTTCAG AGTTCTCGTCACCGTTACGAAACCTATACAAGCATGGAGGAGGAAGGGATAAACAGATTGCAATTTCCTGGCAGTGCTCATTAA